A part of Acidimicrobiales bacterium genomic DNA contains:
- a CDS encoding DJ-1/PfpI family protein: MQIAAVLFPRVTALDVVGPYEVLQRLPGATVTFVGHRRGEVRTENGFLGLTVDATFDQVGSPDVVVVPGGIGTRSLLDDGPLLDWLRAAHRTSRFTTSVCTGSLLLGAAGLLQGLTATTHWSVLPMLESFGATPTTQRVVEHLDRRIVTAAGVSSGIDMALRLSELLVDSVAARAMQLAIEYDPQPPFDAGHPERAGDEVRARLAEYARSKA; encoded by the coding sequence GTGCAGATCGCCGCCGTGCTCTTCCCCCGTGTGACCGCCCTCGACGTGGTCGGGCCCTACGAGGTGCTCCAACGGCTGCCCGGGGCGACCGTCACGTTCGTGGGGCACCGGCGCGGCGAGGTGCGCACCGAGAACGGGTTCCTCGGGCTCACCGTCGATGCCACCTTCGACCAGGTCGGCTCGCCCGACGTGGTCGTGGTGCCGGGCGGCATCGGGACCCGATCCCTCCTCGACGACGGCCCGCTGCTCGACTGGCTGCGGGCGGCCCATCGCACCAGCCGCTTCACGACCTCGGTGTGCACCGGCTCGCTGCTGCTGGGCGCGGCGGGGCTGCTGCAGGGGCTCACGGCCACGACCCACTGGAGCGTGCTCCCCATGCTGGAGAGCTTCGGCGCCACCCCCACCACCCAGCGGGTGGTCGAGCACCTCGACCGGCGCATCGTCACCGCGGCGGGGGTGTCGTCGGGCATCGACATGGCACTGCGCCTGAGCGAGCTCCTGGTCGACTCCGTGGCCGCCCGGGCCATGCAGCTGGCCATCGAGTACGACCCCCAGCCGCCCTTCGACGCCGGGCATCCCGAGCGGGCCGGCGACGAGGTGAGGGCCCGGCTGGCCGAGTACGCCAGATCGAAGGCCTGA
- a CDS encoding pyridoxamine 5'-phosphate oxidase family protein: MASWSTFEHEAPELAASVRSRFAANPHHVLGTLRRDGSPRLSGTEVHIHDGEVWLGVMPGSRKLDDVRRDPRCALHSAPLETDLAAGDAKLAGRAEEVADPARRAAVLAAIAPQDAPVDGSLLRLDLGEASLVTVRGDRLHVDTWHPGGPADHVERR, encoded by the coding sequence ATGGCCAGCTGGAGCACGTTCGAGCACGAGGCGCCCGAGCTGGCGGCGTCGGTGCGGTCGCGCTTCGCCGCCAACCCGCACCACGTGCTCGGCACCCTGCGGCGCGACGGGTCGCCCCGGCTCAGCGGCACCGAGGTCCACATCCACGACGGCGAGGTGTGGCTCGGCGTGATGCCCGGTTCGCGCAAGCTCGACGACGTGCGGCGCGACCCGAGGTGCGCGCTCCACTCGGCCCCTCTGGAGACAGACCTGGCGGCGGGCGACGCCAAGCTGGCGGGACGGGCCGAGGAGGTCGCCGATCCGGCCCGGCGAGCGGCCGTCCTGGCGGCCATCGCCCCGCAGGACGCCCCGGTCGACGGGAGCCTCCTCCGGCTCGACCTCGGCGAGGCCTCCCTGGTCACCGTGCGAGGCGATCGTCTGCACGTCGACACCTGGCACCCCGGCGGCCCCGCGGACCACGTCGAGCGGCGCTGA
- a CDS encoding YjbQ family protein, with protein MQRVVTVRTSAREALYDITGSVREVVSASGVGCGAVAVYAQGATAAIMIQENWDDSVQRDVVSLLRDLIPRGVWEHDRQDGNGDAHLKAGLVGPSETIPIVDGRLGLSRWQNVFLCEFDGPRAERHVVVTVLPAAPRP; from the coding sequence ATGCAGCGCGTGGTCACCGTGCGCACCAGCGCGCGTGAGGCCCTCTACGACATCACCGGGTCGGTGCGCGAGGTGGTGTCGGCCAGTGGCGTCGGCTGCGGCGCCGTCGCGGTCTACGCCCAGGGCGCCACCGCTGCGATCATGATCCAGGAGAACTGGGACGACAGCGTGCAGCGCGACGTGGTCAGCCTGCTGCGCGACCTGATCCCCCGAGGCGTGTGGGAGCACGACCGCCAGGACGGCAACGGCGACGCCCACCTGAAGGCCGGTCTCGTCGGCCCCTCGGAGACGATCCCGATCGTCGACGGACGCCTCGGCCTCTCCCGGTGGCAGAACGTGTTCCTGTGCGAGTTCGACGGTCCGCGGGCCGAGCGCCACGTCGTCGTCACCGTGCTCCCCGCCGCTCCCCGACCCTGA